One Engraulis encrasicolus isolate BLACKSEA-1 chromosome 4, IST_EnEncr_1.0, whole genome shotgun sequence genomic window, agtGCCTTAAGATTTTTCATGAATCTAAAAATGTTGATTGACagtaggctaacacacacacacacacacacacacacacacacacacacacacacacacacacacacactagacctggCCTGTAGCCTACGCGCGCGCACCCACAACAATAGGCTTACAATAACGTCAACGCAAGAAACACACAGAGGCTAGGCTGAACTCATAATCTCGATAGCCTCTGGGTTTGCATATAGGGCCTAGTGTGGGAACACCTGAAAGTGTCGTCTACGGACCTATTCGGATAATTCAGTTGTTTGTGCCCACCAACCAGAAGGTAAAAGTCTGCCTGTCAGGTGTAGGCCTATCGATAGGCGTAGGAGGTTATCTTACCTGCAGCAAATTCCGTCGCTGATGGACATTGGCTTCTGCCTCGGATGTGTCGTCCTCTTGACCCGATGTCTCCACCACATCACTCACGGCAGCATTTATGTCACTGGACTCAAGACCCATTTCAATACTCTGTGTTGCCGGCGAGCCTCCCCATATTTCATGGCATaactcataaaaaaacaacaccacTCGCCCATGACCACTCTTCCTCCCGGAATTAACCGCATCCCGATACTTCGCCCTGATGGCTTTCAATTTCGTGATGATAATTTGCTTGTTCATGCTGTCCTTAGGGTGTGGGAATTCTTTCCCCATCCTCGCGGCCTCCTCTTCTCCTGGATATTTCTCCAGAAATACCTGCAATATGTCTGGGTATTTTGAGTGCACTGTCTCCCAGTCAGTGCCCTCTTCAGTTTTTTCGCATTTGTATTGCAGTGTCACTGACAGCAGCAATTCCACTTCGTCATCAGTCCACATAAATGAATTTTTCGCCATCTTTCCTGATGATGATCCGCGAGACTGACCGTTATTAGCCTACCTTTTAACAATGCCTTTATCTATTTTGCCGCCTAGTGAGTCTCGCGCCTGGAATGGAATCCCGCCATTGTGTTTATTaggccaattattattattattaggctattattattattattattattattattattatttataatgtTATGGGttatattattatttcattattcattttattaggcctatttattattaGCCTGTAAGGCCGACAATAGGCAGGCTATTTGGCCTGTTATTAGGCTCTATGCCCCTGCAGCGTTGAccaaacgtaaacacacacacataaacctacGATAACCTTTTGgtgcgtaaaaaaaaaaaaaaacctgcgaaTCTCCAAGcggagaaaaaaatatctggcTTTAAAATATCCGGAGACGTGGAAACAGGACCGTGAAAATGACAACGGTTGAAAAAAATATCCGCATTAAAAAATATCCGGctgcgtggaaacagcacctaaataggcctaaagaaatgtagCCTGGCGAGAAGCCAGACCTTAATACTTCTGACTCGTCAGGCtaaaagaaatgtccccgccatgtgtgaatcatttaagtatatccatataataagcgggttaactttcggcgagtcggtcgctttgtgaaagttccgctccgcgtcgggatctaaagattctctctgtcgtgctgctattccacggtagcgaccttctcgccgaacgttaacccttacttattatatggtgcgacgtcatcggtcgaatgctccattcatttcaacggggctccccaacgttcgcacgtctgttatttttcgataacggacgggttggtctataacagaccgctgtcaatggcaacaagacttttcactgctaaagcgacttttcaacaagactctaatcagctgctgtgatagacaacacctgtggtcctggctacctagctgttgcctagcggtgttcggcactgttttgttttgcgcagcaacaatcttttgacattaaaaactataatagacttaacattaaataggcctaaagaaatgtccccgccatgtgtgaatcatttaagtatatccatataataagcgggttaactttcggcgagtcggtcgctttgtggaatagcagcactt contains:
- the LOC134446989 gene encoding uncharacterized protein LOC134446989; translation: MAKNSFMWTDDEVELLLSVTLQYKCEKTEEGTDWETVHSKYPDILQVFLEKYPGEEEAARMGKEFPHPKDSMNKQIIITKLKAIRAKYRDAVNSGRKSGHGRVVLFFYELCHEIWGGSPATQSIEMGLESSDINAAVSDVVETSGQEDDTSEAEANVHQRRNLLQAKLKGYKHDKLKRRCPENNDEDMELKRRMVNLMEKTQSANMDCMNKISANIGQLTSSITEGFSLLRQAMPPPMQHPMRTHLRSPTIAHFPHTSYFQTPPTLHMQPHTPPHSTPSMSTGSHFSYVRSLNSDDIDLV